The stretch of DNA GGCGAAGGTGCCGGTGATCGTGGCCACCCAGATGCTCGAGTCCATGGTCACGCACTCGCGGCCCACCCGGGCCGAGGTGAGCGACGTGGCCACCGCCATCTTCGACGGCGCGGACGCGATCATGCTCTCGGCCGAGACCGCGACCGGACGCTTCCCGGTCGAGACGGTGGAGATGATGGCGCGCATCGCGGAGCGCGCGGAGCGCGCCGCGCCGGTGGCGAGTGTCGCCTGGCCCCGGCCCGAGGCCTACGGCTTCCCGGAGGCGGTGGCGGAGGCGGCCTGCCAGGCCGCGCGGCGGCTCCGCGCCCGCGCCATCGTCGCCTTCACCCAGTCCGGCTTCAGCGCGCGGCTCATCTCGCAGGACCGGCCCGAGGTGCCGATCATCGCCCTGACCCCGTACTCGGAGGTGCAGCGGCGGCTCGGGCTCTTCTGGGGCGTGTCCTCGCGGCTGGTGCACAAGGTCGAGACCACCGACGAGATGATCCAGGAGGTGGAGGACACGCTGCTCGGCGACGGGACGGTGCGGAACAACGACGTCATCGTGATCATCTCGGGCGCGCCGATGTGGGTGACGGGGACGACCAATCTGCTCAAGCTTCACCGCGTGGGCGATCGCAGGTAGTATCCGGTGCGCGGCGTCCGGTCGACGCGGGGCAGGGTCGGCGGGGGCGCCCTCCCCGGGACACGCTGACTCGCAACTCGTTTTGGCGATACGGTCGGGCCACGAGAAGGGCCTGGCCGGCTTCGATAGCGCGCAGAAGACACGGTCCCGGGGAGGGCGCCCCCGCCGACCCTACCCCGCTCCGGTCGGTGGGCCGCGACGGGTGCACTCGCGATTCCCACTAAGGGAGAGTCCACATGGGCTATCAGACGGTTCTGTATGAGGTGAAGGAGGGGGTCGGGAGGATCACGTTGAATCGTCCGGAGGCGTACAACGCGTTGAATCTGACGCTGGGGCGCGAGCTGTTCCAGGCCGCGCTGGAGGCGGACGAGGATCGGGCGGTGCGGTGCATCGTGATCACCGGGGCGGGGAAGGCGTTCTGCGCGGGCGGCGATGTGAAGGACTTCGCCGACAACCCGGAGCGCATCGGGATCCTCGTGAAGGAGCTGACCACCTACCTGCACGGCGCGGTGTCGAGGCTGGCGCGCACCATGAAGCCGGTGATCATGGCGGTCAACGGGATCGCGGCGGGCGGCGGGATGAGCCTCGCGCTGGCCGGGGACCTGGTGGTGGCGGCGGAGTCCACGAGGTTCACGATGGCCTATTCGAAGATCGCCGCCTCGCCCGACGGCTCGTCGTCGTACTTCCTGCCGCGCATGATCGGCCTGCGCCGGGCGCTCGAGCTGCACTACACCAATCGCGTGCTCTCCGCGCGCGAGGCGATGGAGTGGGGGCTGGTCAACCGCGTGCACCCCGACGCCGAGTTCTCGGGCGCGGTCGGCGCGCTCGCGCGCGAGCTGGCGCAGGGGCCGACCCAGGCCTTCGGCCGGGCCAAGCTCCTCTTCCACCAGTCCACCCAGGAGAGCCTCGAGACCCAGATGGAGCTGGAGGCGCAGGCCATCGCGGCGAGCGGGCACACCGAGGACTTCCGCAACGGGGTGGTGGCGTTCGCCAAGAAGCAGCCGGTGACCTTCAGCGGTCGGTGAGCCGGCTCGATCCGGCTACCCTCGGGCGCCGTCTCGACGACCTGCTGGGCACGGGTGAGCGGTTGATCCGCGGCGTGCCCGAGAGCGGGATGGACCGGGAGGCGCCGACGGGGGACGGCCGAATCCGCGACGTCGCGTTCCGACTCTTCCGCCTGGGCCAATGCTACGCCGACGGCATGGACACGGCCCGCTTCTCGGACGACTGGCGCAGCGAGGCGGCGCCGGACGACCTGCGCGACGGGGCTTCCGTCGCGCGATACGCCGCGCTCGTGCGGGGGCGCCTGGGCGGCTGGTTCGAGGGCGCCTCGGCCCGAGAGTTCGCGCGGATCATCGGGGCGCCCGGCGGGCCGCGGTCCGGACACGAGCTGCTGGCGCAGGTGTGCGCCGACGCGGAGGCGCAGCTCGAGCGGCTCCGCGCCGGCCTCGGGCGCATCGAGATGGACTAGACGATGACCGGGACCGACGCGCGATCCCCCGACGGCTCGGTGGCCTGCCCGCGCTGCCGCACCGAGAATCCGTCCAGCCACCGCTTCTGCGTCGAGTGCGGCCAGGCGCTGCCGTCGGCGTGCCCGCGCTGCGGCTTCGTGCGCGACCCCGGCGCGCGCTTCTGTGGCGGCTGCGGTCAGCCGATCGCCGCCGGGGATATGGCGGCCGCGGACCGCTCGCCGCCGCACCTGGCCGAGAAGGTCGTGGCCCAGCGCGCGGCGGGGGAGGGCGGCGAGCGCAAGCAGGTCACCGTGCTGTACGCCGACGTGAAGGGCTCGCTCGAGCTGCTGGCCCATCGCGATCCCGAGGATGCGCGGCGACTGCTCGACCCGGTGCTGGCGCTGATGATGGACGCCGTGCACCGCTACGAGGGCACCGTGACCCAGGTGCTGGGCGACGGGGTCATGGCGATCTTCGGGGCGCCGGTGGCGCACGAGAACCACGCCATGCGCGCCGTGTACGCCGCGCTGCGGATGCACGACCGGGCCCGCCGGCTCACCGAGGACCTGGGCCGGCCTCACGGCCACGACGTGCAGCTCCGCATCGGGCTCAACTCCGGCGAGGTGGTCGTGCGCTCCGTGGGCGGCGATCTGCACATGGACTACACCGCGGTGGGCCAGACCACCTACCTCGCCGCGCAGATGGAGCGGCTCGCGCGGCCCGGGAGCACGCTGCTGACCGCGGAGACCGCGCGGCTGGCCGAGGGCTTTCTCGAGGCGAAGCCGCTCGCGCCGGTCGCGGTGAAGGGAATCGCGGAGCCGGTGGCCGTCCGCGAGCTGATCGGCCCGGGACCGGCGCGCCACCGGCTGCAGGCCGCGACGGTGCGCGGGCTCTCCCGCTTCATCGGCCGCGAGGCGGAGCTGGGGCACCTGCGCCAGGCGCTCCAGCGCGCGCGCACCGGCGAGGGCCGGCTGGTGGCGCTGGTCGGCGAGCCCGGGGTGGGCAAGTCGCGGGTCATCCGCGAGTTCGCCGACGGGCCGTGGATGGCCGAGGCCCTCGTGCTCGAGGGCCGGCCCATCGTGTACCGGAAGACGCCGTCCTGGCTGCCGGTGGTGGACGCGCTCCGTCGCTACGTGGGGATCGAGCCCGGCGACGACGCGCGGGCGATGCGCGAGAAGATCGCGAGCAAGACGCGGGCGCTCGACCGGGGCCTGGAGCCGGCGGTGCCGGCCCTGCTCGCGCTGGCCGATCTGGAGCCCGACGATCCGGCCTGGCGCGCGCTGGACCCGCCGCAGCGACGCCGTCGCATCCAGGAGGCGGTGGCGAGCGTGATCCTGGCGGAGACCCGGCGCCAGCCGGTGGTGCTGATCATCGAGGACCTGCAGCGCATCGACGAGGAGACGCAGACCCTGCTCGACCGGCTCGTGGAGCGGCTCTCGGGTGCCCGCCTGCTGATGGTCGTCGCCTATCGGCCGGAGTACCACCATCACTGGGGCAGCCGCGCCGGCTACGTCCAGCTGCGGATCGATCCGTTCCCGTCCGGGACGGCTCGCGCCCTCCTGGACGGCCTGCTCGGCCCGGATCCCGCGCTGGAGCCGCTGAAGGGCGTGCTGGTCGAGCGGACCGACGGCAACCCGCTCTTCCTCGAGGAGAGCGTGCGCGCCCTCGCCGAGACGCAGGCGCTGCTCGGCGAGCCGGGAGCGCGGCGGCTCGCGCAGCCGCTGGAGGCCATCGACGTGCCGCGCAGCGTGCAGGCG from Candidatus Methylomirabilota bacterium encodes:
- a CDS encoding enoyl-CoA hydratase-related protein encodes the protein MGYQTVLYEVKEGVGRITLNRPEAYNALNLTLGRELFQAALEADEDRAVRCIVITGAGKAFCAGGDVKDFADNPERIGILVKELTTYLHGAVSRLARTMKPVIMAVNGIAAGGGMSLALAGDLVVAAESTRFTMAYSKIAASPDGSSSYFLPRMIGLRRALELHYTNRVLSAREAMEWGLVNRVHPDAEFSGAVGALARELAQGPTQAFGRAKLLFHQSTQESLETQMELEAQAIAASGHTEDFRNGVVAFAKKQPVTFSGR
- a CDS encoding AAA family ATPase — protein: MTGTDARSPDGSVACPRCRTENPSSHRFCVECGQALPSACPRCGFVRDPGARFCGGCGQPIAAGDMAAADRSPPHLAEKVVAQRAAGEGGERKQVTVLYADVKGSLELLAHRDPEDARRLLDPVLALMMDAVHRYEGTVTQVLGDGVMAIFGAPVAHENHAMRAVYAALRMHDRARRLTEDLGRPHGHDVQLRIGLNSGEVVVRSVGGDLHMDYTAVGQTTYLAAQMERLARPGSTLLTAETARLAEGFLEAKPLAPVAVKGIAEPVAVRELIGPGPARHRLQAATVRGLSRFIGREAELGHLRQALQRARTGEGRLVALVGEPGVGKSRVIREFADGPWMAEALVLEGRPIVYRKTPSWLPVVDALRRYVGIEPGDDARAMREKIASKTRALDRGLEPAVPALLALADLEPDDPAWRALDPPQRRRRIQEAVASVILAETRRQPVVLIIEDLQRIDEETQTLLDRLVERLSGARLLMVVAYRPEYHHHWGSRAGYVQLRIDPFPSGTARALLDGLLGPDPALEPLKGVLVERTDGNPLFLEESVRALAETQALLGEPGARRLAQPLEAIDVPRSVQAVLAARIDRLSAEAKHVLQSASVIGKDVPYPVLEAIADLPEEALRAGLGQLQAGELLHEASFFPEIEYTFKHALTHDVAYGSLLHETRRGLHARIVAAIERLYPSRLGEHVERLAYHALRGGLRDRAVEYLRQAGARAAARSAHREAVGFYEQALEILEADGPREDAIPTAIDLVFDLRASLAPLGEFTRTLAHLRAAEERAEAAGDLRRLGWISAYLTQSYYTIGQQTDAIRAAHRALEIGEALGDDPLQIAANFGLGQAHHVLGDHQTAQRHLRRAVAAVDGPLRRERWGMAGLVSVAARMWLAASLADVGEFDEAIACARDALAIAQDADHPWSTAGSQMTLGVVLLTRGYLDEAAPMLERGIAFAREMDLTAWLPMLLCARGIVQCRQEPGGGGLAMIEEGVQRGTALNILSRQAQRLTWMAEAYRLAGRADEAVAAATDAYRLASEQGERGSAAGALRMLAAATADAKSYEAALDAARALGLRPVEALCHLGRAILAESARDAVPAREHAARALEMLRAMDMRYWLPRAESLAVTAADRAQSGSRASRNP